A region from the Arachis ipaensis cultivar K30076 chromosome B01, Araip1.1, whole genome shotgun sequence genome encodes:
- the LOC107617691 gene encoding uncharacterized protein LOC107617691, protein MNNVGDLHKVWEINALKRKPLQEEATKMLEKIAKQVQPIMRKHKWRVKVLSEFCPNNPRLLGLNVGAGIHVKLRLRRPNRDLDFYPFDQVLDTMLHELCHNAHGPHNANFYKLWDELRKECEELMSNGVTGSGEGFDLPGRRLGGHSRQPPLSSLRKTALAAAEKRSRLGSLLPSGPNRLGGDSVIMKALTPVQAAAMAAERRLQDDIWCGSQTCEASDHEDFNFEPAANIERKGKNVGSSRLRDNSSLPLDLKSQKRSRVMDSSLLDCSSSTPKYVDLTTDAPQIGSIIEQCTVTQGRGVGGLESISHSESNSRIGSTSANITSSSTPLSGDNNTSHSEELAMWECSMCTLLNKTLAPLCELCGTQQPKDFATKYSTWSCKFCTLENSVKLDKCSACDQWRYSLGAPVSSRAPNVGT, encoded by the exons ATGAACAACGTTGGCGATCTCCACAAGGTTTGGGAAATCAACGCTCTGAAGAGGAAGCCGTTGcaagaagaagccaccaagatGTTGGAGAAGATCGCGAAACAGGTCCAGCCCATTATGCGCAAGCACAAATGGAGGGTCAAGGTTCTCTCTGAATTCTG TCCAAACAATCCGCGACTTTTGGGGTTGAATGTTGGAGCTGGTATACATGTGAAGTTGCGATTGCGCAGACCGAACAGGGATTTGGACTTCTACCCATTTGATCAAGTTTTGGATACGATGCTTCATGAGCTTTGCCATAATGCCCATGGTCCTCATAATGCCAACTTCTACAAGCTTTGGGATGAACTTAGAAAG GAATGTGAAGAGCTGATGTCCAACGGAGTAACTGGCTCGGGAGAGGGGTTTGACCTTCCAGGAAGGCGCTTAGGTGGTCATTCCCGGCAGCCACCCCTTTCATCACTCCGTAAAACAGCACTTGCAGCTGCAGAAAAGAGATCGCGATTGGGATCACTCCTTCCCTCTGGACCTAACCGTCTTGGGGGTGATAGTGTTATAATGAAGGCACTTACTCCAGTGCAAGCGGCTGCAATGGCTGCAGAAAGGAGATTACAGGATGACATTTGGTGTGGTTCTCAAACCTGTGAAGCTTCAGATCATGAAGATTTTAACTTTGAACCTGCTGCGAATATTGAGCGCAAGGGTAAAAATGTGGGTAGCTCAAGACTTCGAGACAATTCTTCTCTACCTTTGGATCTGAAATCTCAGAAAAGGAGTCGTGTCATGGATTCAAGTTTACTGGATTGCTCGTCTAGTACCCCTAAATATGTTGATTTGACTACGGATGCACCACAGATTGGATCTATCATTGAACAATGCACTGTGACTCAAGGAAGGGGTGTTGGTGGATTAGAAAGCATTTCACATTCTGAGTCAAATTCTCGGATAGGATCTACTTCTGCAAATATTACAAGCTCCTCCACTCCACTTTCTGGTGATAATAATACATCTCATTCTGAAGAACTTGCAATGTGGGAGTGCTCAATGTGCACTCTGTTAAATAAA ACATTAGCTCCATTATGTGAGTTGTGTGGCACACAACAGCCGAAAGATTTTGCCACCAAATACAGTACTTGGTCTTGTAAATTCTGTACGCTGGAAAACAGTGTGAAGTTGGACAAATGCTCAGCTTGTGATCAGTGGAGATACTCTCTTGGTGCACCAGTGTCATCCCGTGCACCTAACGTCGGCACTTGA
- the LOC107617614 gene encoding uncharacterized protein LOC107617614 has protein sequence MAVTDRCFVEWKEQFVSQERGNRVVHYYLKDSDGESILAVVGTERSVRHMFYVVADEFLEICGKEGSVPAGFKWRSRREVVDWLTSTLSKQHLQGDRTGSPSHSSGQAYDTTNGSVNEITGLPAPIANSKGFLTRNAKISKSDIVWSGVAWTCGKQLKHYHAFCRNGIKIIVQSFVFVMGKGENHYVAYLEDMYEDRRGQKKVKVRWFHHNQEVKGVIPVRNPHPREVFITPYSQVISAECVDGPTTVLSREHYEKCMPCFSPTSSDRIHMCFRQFRSNKVKPFDLSKLRGYYDQPILSCLQFDSMLNPKGNGLAGGDEELSAGETVKLRAKRRDRGTPQSLIGRRGVRKLVRSQQMMVYKNSQGVNNSRADRRLFSLKEVESQPWYNVTYRIDDKIEVLCQDSGIRGCWFRCTVVQVSRKQMKVQYDDIQDEDGSGNLKEWIPAFKLAMPDKLGMRHPGRSTIRPAPPTSKDQELVIGVGTAIDAWWSDGWWEGVVTGTDNYVDDNVQAYFPGEGLLMKVRKKDLRISRDWSGDRWIGIKPKLDITSTIFAINGLNTKHSTSPAKDGDSIGVANSCDEVPASDEPINEPDFAEKMVEGVAEDGDNNDDGDNDNNDSKNSNLVSEKDTRADNNEIEMNNIGNEDNGDDSNKDSNDNVDKDGENDNKDREAFGTSMEDCKVDKPAEMAV, from the exons ATGGCTGTAACCGACAGGTGTTTCGTGGAATGGAAAGAGCAGTTTGTTTCCCAGGAGCGTGGCAACCGTGTGGTCCACTATTACCTGAAGGATTCTGACGGGGAATCCATACTCGCTGTTGTGGGCACTGAGAGGAGTGTTAGGCACATGTTCTATGTTGTCGCCGATGAGTTTTTGGAAATTTGTGGGAAGGAAGGTTCTGTTCCTGCCGGTTTCAAATGGAGATCTAGAAGAGAGGTGGTTGATTGGCTGACGTCAACGCTTTCGAAGCAGCATCTTCAGGGAGATAGAACTG GATCACCTAGTCATTCTTCAGGACAAGCTTATGATACCACAAATGGTAGTGTCAATGAAATTACTGGTCTTCCTGCACCGATAGCAAATAGCAAG GGATTTCTAACCCGAAACGCTAAAATATCCAAGTCTGACATTGTTTGGTCTGGAGTGGCATGGACGTGTGGCAAGCAGCTTAAACATTATCATGCTTTTTGCAGGAATGGCATCAAAATAATT GTTCAATCATTTGTTTTTGTCATGGGCAAGGGAGAGAATCATTATGTTGCTTATTTAGAGGATATGTATGAAGATAGGAGGGGGCAGAAAAAGGTCAAAGTGAGGTGGTTTCACCATAATCAGGAAGTCAAGGGTGTGATTCCTGTACGAAATCCACATCCCCGGGAAGTTTTCATCACACCTTATTCTCAAGTCATTAGTGCAGAGTGTGTTGATGGTCCCACCACGGTCTTAAGTCGTGAACATTATGAAAAATGCATGCCTTGCTTTTCCCCAACTTCATCAGATAGAATACATATGTGCTTTAGGCAATTTAGAAGCAACAAAGTCAAGCCCTTTGACTTGAGTAAACTGCGTGGGTACTATGATCAACCAATTCTTTCTTGCTTGCAATTTGATTCTATGCTGAATCCTAAGGGAAATGGCCTAGCAGGAGGAGATGAAGAGTTGAGTGCAGGTGAAACTGTAAAGCTCAGAGCCAAGAGAAGGGATAGGGGAACCCCTCAGTCTTTGATTGGTCGGCGGGGAGTTAGGAAGTTAGTTAGGAGTCAGCAAATGATGGTATACAAAAACTCACAGGGTGTAAATAATTCTAGGGCAGATAGGAGATTGTTTTCTCTGAAGGAAGTTGAGTCTCAACCTTGGTATAATGTCACATACAGGATTGATGACAAGATAGAGGTCCTCTGTCAGGATAGCGGTATCAGAGGCTGCTGGTTCAGGTGTACGGTTGTGCAGGTATCTCGGAAGCAGATGAAAGTCCAATATGATGATATTCAGGATGAAGATGGAAGTGGGAATCTTAAG GAATGGATCCCTGCTTTCAAGTTGGCCATGCCTGATAAACTTGGGATGAGACATCCTGGCCGATCGACAATCAGACCAGCTCCTCCAACTTCCAAAGATCAAGAATTGGTTATTGGAGTTGGAACTGCAATTGATGCATGGTGGAGTGACGGCTGGTGGGAGGGGGTTGTAACTGGAACTGATAACTATGTTGATGATAATGTGCAAGCATACTTTCCTG GTGAAGGCTTGCTAATGAAAGTACGTAAGAAAGATCTAAGAATATCTAGAGATTGGTCTGGGGACAGGTGGATTGGTATTAAGCCGAAGCTTGATATAACCTCAACTATATTCGCCATTAACGGCCTTAACACGAAGCATTCCACGTCCCCAGCTAAAGATGGGGACTCTATTGGTGTTGCAAATTCATGTGATGAAGTTCCAGCGAGTGACGAGCCTATTAATGAACCAGATTTTGCTGAAAAGATGGTTGAGGGTGTTGCTGAAGATGGGGATAACAATGATGATGgtgataatgataataatgataGTAAAAATAGTAATCTTGTGTCAGAAAAAGATACTCGAGCTGATAACAATGAGATTGAGATGAATAACATTGGTAATGAAGATAATGGTGATGATTCTAATAAGGACAGTAATGACAATGTTGATAAAGACGGCGAAAACGATAACAAGGATAGGGAGGCGTTTGGGACTTCCATGGAGGACTGTAAAGTTGACAAACCCGCCGAAATGgctgtataa